In Longimicrobiaceae bacterium, the sequence TCTGCATGCTCGTGCTCTGCATGTCGCTCCAGCAGGGCCGCCCGCAGCAGCCGGCCGACCGCTGGCTGGCCGAGGACAAGTGGAAGCACTTCTTCGCCTCGGTCGTGGTGACCGCCATGTCCGCCGCCGCGGTGCGCGCCACCGGCGCCGACTCGGAGACGAGCGCCCTGGCGGGCGCGGGCGTCGGCGCCGGCTTCGGCATCTGGAAGGAGCTGCGCGACCAGCGCCTCCCCGGCGGCGCCTTCTCCCCGCGCGACCTGGTGTGGGACGCCGCCGGGATCGGCGCGGGCGCGGCGATGGCGCTGCAGACGAGGTAAAGGCCCCCACCCGGCGGGCCCCCACCCGGCTCGCTTAGGCTCGCCACCCTCCCCCAATTCTGCTACGCATTACCCACAAGTCGAGAAGGGGGAGAACGATGGGAGCAGGAGGAGGTAAGAGGGAGGGCAGGTAGGGAGAGGAGGGAACCGAAGGCAGGAAGAGAGGTTGATGGTTGCCTGGGTGGTCGAAGAGATGCAGTCT encodes:
- a CDS encoding DUF2279 domain-containing protein, producing the protein MNLCMLVLCMSLQQGRPQQPADRWLAEDKWKHFFASVVVTAMSAAAVRATGADSETSALAGAGVGAGFGIWKELRDQRLPGGAFSPRDLVWDAAGIGAGAAMALQTR